GACGACAACTGCGCTTACTGACACCCAGGCCCCGGCCTGGCCGGCCGGCAGCGCTTTGACTGCCTCAAGCGTGACCCAGAACAGCCTGACCCTGACCTGGCTCCAGGCAACGGATAATGTCGGTGTGACAGCATACCGCATTTACGAGAACGGCAGCCTGCTGGCCACGGTTTCGGGATCTGTTAATTCGTATAACGTTGTGGGACTCACAGCAAATACCGCTCATACTTTTAGGGTGGATGCAGGAGATGCGGCGGGGAACTGGGCCACTGGTCCAAGTCTGAACGCTGCCACCATCTAACTCATCCTTGCCAACCCCATACACGGGCTTGCATTAAAAATACCTCCATATGGAGGTATTTTTAATGCAAGGAGGCTACCATGTTATAGCCCCGGCAATCTCTTATTCATTGTTGCTGCCGGCGAAATTCCAGGTAGGAAAAGACTATTGGAATTATCGCGGCCGCACCCAGAGAAATACCCATAATCACAGCTCCCGCGATGCCGCCGGACAGCGCCGCCACCAGTCCGATCAAGCCAGCCACCACCCAAAGCCGGGCGGCCAGTCGGTGAGTCTTCCGCCAAACCACTTCGTTGGCCAACGTCCATGGGGTTTTAATACCTACAAAGTAATTTTGCCTGATCTGCCCCATAAAATTGCCCATCACTATAATCAACAGAGCAACACCAGTCATAACCACTCGCCCCACGGGCATCTGGTATCCCCGCGCGTCCGCCACTATGACAATATACAAACCGGTCATAAACACTACCAAAGCTGCCCTTAACAGTCTGTATGCGCCGGCGAATTTCTGGTAATTCTGTTTTCTGGGGTCGATTAGAGGCAGCAATACCATCATGATATATATTGCGGCAGTCATTATTGGAATTCCGAAAGCTCCCCAAAACCGGGAAGAATATCTATCCACCTCACCCCTCAGGTTCCAGTGACTGGCCACCTGTTCCGGTAAATGCGGGTAGAAGATCAAGCCCGCGATTAAAGTCCCTATGATAATTAACAACAGCGGCCACTCTTCCTTTATGGAAATAACACAACCGCCTTTTTTATCCCGGTTAATCACTTTATTCATCCTTCCTTCCGTTCCATAATCTCGGAAAACCAGCCCATCATCTCCTGAAACACGGTCATGTTCAACGAGTAGTAAATATACTGCCCCTGGCGCTCGTCTATCACCAGCCGGGACTGTTTCAGGATATTCAAATGATGGGAGATGCTCGGCTTGGAAATATTAAATTGCTCCGCGATTTCCCCGGCTGTCATATCCCGCTCCCGCAGCAGCTTGAGTATCTTCCTGCGCGTCGGGTCAGCCAGGGCTTTGAAAGTCGCGCTAACCAAATCTCCGCCTCCTTTTAATTCGATATTTAGACAAATATCTAAATATTAATATACACCTTAATGCAATCCTCGACAAGCCTTTTAAGCTTATCAAAAAAAATAATTTTTTTCCTCGCAAAAATTTTTCCAACCATGTAGGAGATATATCAATTAATATTGAAAAGTAATTGAAGCAACTGTTGGATCTACGACCGGGGGATGGTGCTTTATAGAAGACTTTAAAAAGAGAGTGATCCTGGCGGTACTTGTTCTCACAGCCATTTTTTTGGTTGGGACGATAGGTTACCGTACCATCAGCAATGGAGAATCCAGTTGGACCGACTGCGCCTACATGACCTTGATCACCCTCGCTTCAGTAGGATACGGAGAGATCACCGTTCATTCCGACACCGGCGGCGGCAGGGTTTTCACGATGTTCATGATAGTTTGCGGAATCAGCGTATATCTTTATTTTTTATCAACTATCACAGCCTTCCTCGTTGAGGGAGATCTACTAAAAAATTTCTGGAGAAAAAAGATGGATAAAGTCATTCAGGAGTTAAATGGACATTATATTCTTTGCGGCATTGGTGAAACCGGCATTCATATTACTCGCGAATTCATTGAAACAAAGCGTAAGATTGTAGTGGTGGAAAAAAATTCCGCGCGCCTCCAGGAAGTCGGAAGTGAATTGCTGGAAAAACTGCTCTGGATCGAAGGAGATTCGACCAACGACGAAGTGCTGATTAAAGCCGGCATTAAAAGAGCAAGCGGGCTTATGGCCTGTGTGGCGGAGGACAAGGATAATCTGCTTATCACCCTGTCCGCGAGACAGCTGAATGAAAACATGCGTATTATATCCAGATGCAAAGACAGTAAAATGATTGGGAAACTGATCAAATCCGGCGCCGACTCGGTAGTATCCCCAAACTTTATCGGCGGCATGAGGATTGCCTCGGAAATGGTTCGTCCCGCCGCCGTTGGCTTTATGGACATTATGTTAAGGGACAAGGACCAGAACCTGAGAGTAGAGGAAATAGACATCCCGGACAACTCCAGAGTTATAGCCAAAACCATCGGTGAAGTTGATTTTCTTACTTTAGCCGGGCTATACCCCGTGGCTATCCAGACACCCGAGTCCAAGTGGGTTTACAACCCGTCTCCGAAATTAAAGCTACAGTCCGGCATGAAGATAATCATTATCGGAAACGCCGAGCAGAGACAGAAAATAGAGGCGATAGTTTAATTGCCATAGGGGTTATTAATCAAAAAAATTAAATAAAAAGTCAAAGTTAAAGTCAAGATCGAAGTCTTCGGGAAGGAATTGATTCTCCTTTATCTTCTGCAGCTCATAGTTGGCTATCAGTGGAGACATTTCCATTCTAATTTCTTCGAAAGCCTTATTGACTGTACTAATTTCTTTATAAAAAACCGCCGCTTCTTTACTTAAAATATCCTTTAGATATTGCACCTGTTTCAAACTCAAAAATTGCTTGTACTGTTGTGGGTTTCCGTTAACCCGAACAAATTTTTCAAAATCTCTAAATTGAGTTTTAAACTTGGCCAGGGCGTTCAGTTGCTCAAGATCTCTCATTGCTAAATTATAAGCTTCAACCGGTACCGGCATTTTATTGGCTTGTTCTTTTCCGAACTTTGCCGCTAAGTCCATTATTCTGTCACTTTTCTCACCCTGCTTTTCTAGTTCTTGCGATTTTTCCTCCATCTTCGCAAAAAAATACTCCTCTCTGCTGTGTGTGAACTTTTCTAATCTTGCCATTTGGGGATTTAGCTCTTCTATGACTTCCGGAGGAAATGACTTTTTAAAACGCAAGTATTCCCTTTGAACT
The sequence above is drawn from the Pelotomaculum isophthalicicum JI genome and encodes:
- a CDS encoding autorepressor SdpR family transcription factor, coding for MVSATFKALADPTRRKILKLLRERDMTAGEIAEQFNISKPSISHHLNILKQSRLVIDERQGQYIYYSLNMTVFQEMMGWFSEIMERKEG
- a CDS encoding SdpI family protein, which codes for MNKVINRDKKGGCVISIKEEWPLLLIIIGTLIAGLIFYPHLPEQVASHWNLRGEVDRYSSRFWGAFGIPIMTAAIYIMMVLLPLIDPRKQNYQKFAGAYRLLRAALVVFMTGLYIVIVADARGYQMPVGRVVMTGVALLIIVMGNFMGQIRQNYFVGIKTPWTLANEVVWRKTHRLAARLWVVAGLIGLVAALSGGIAGAVIMGISLGAAAIIPIVFSYLEFRRQQQ
- a CDS encoding potassium channel family protein, with the protein product MILAVLVLTAIFLVGTIGYRTISNGESSWTDCAYMTLITLASVGYGEITVHSDTGGGRVFTMFMIVCGISVYLYFLSTITAFLVEGDLLKNFWRKKMDKVIQELNGHYILCGIGETGIHITREFIETKRKIVVVEKNSARLQEVGSELLEKLLWIEGDSTNDEVLIKAGIKRASGLMACVAEDKDNLLITLSARQLNENMRIISRCKDSKMIGKLIKSGADSVVSPNFIGGMRIASEMVRPAAVGFMDIMLRDKDQNLRVEEIDIPDNSRVIAKTIGEVDFLTLAGLYPVAIQTPESKWVYNPSPKLKLQSGMKIIIIGNAEQRQKIEAIV